In a genomic window of Alphaproteobacteria bacterium:
- a CDS encoding GAF domain-containing protein, translated as MHRVSQHMGAILLAGVYALSGLLWIFYSDQYFAKLADDAYELTNYQTYKGWGYIAVTTLIVYCLIRLAQIHQTRLQDKSKSIDAIQDTLSEASRVIIKTRDMAELFQELCQIAIDKGGYQLAWIGRTDEARQRIDIVATAGGDASLARKLELELNPVNSPPSPIIAALLQGCLFRCDDFKKESCDVDWRKSAIDLGYRSLLALPVNVSGELRAALTLYSSKPHAFDDVETQFLETMATDLGMAISHAEDEQRWILALEGAGHGVWDANLQTRKTFYSRLWKENLGYADHEIGNDMTEWVSRIHPDDLSACLGKVEKLETKQSKTFQGEYRLRCKDGTYRWIRAQGTVFSYTSDGRPARVVGTDTDITDAKSRERIFFEAQKVARVGSYTYDARNDLWTSTDILDEIFGIDQNYLRGAEGWLSIVRPDQRESMRAYLHDVLHRHQIFDRDYPIIRMGDGVERWVHGLGEVEVDEQGAPLRMLGTIQDITERRKNNLMLRGRLELSQLAQQGKVEELLRATLDMAEDLTGSKIGFFHFVNEDHENLTLQAWSSNTLAHMCKAEGQGAHYPVSQAGVWADCVKTKAPIIHNDYASLPNKRGMPEGHAKVERELTVPVVRQGRVVAIAGVGNKLTDYSQSDAAIVQEMAGFVMDLVSNIEAEKSLRQSEAQLRKTTENLQAAVDNLTQLNTEIERFAFIASHDLQEPLRNITTYTQLIDRKYRDKIGPEGKEYFDLVVGGAKRMYALINDLLTYSRTAVTTHPPHLISSAQACRAAIENLYSAIKECAADLEIGDLPSVVADEVQMMQLFQNLIANAIKFRHPSRTVKISVAAKQTDEFLEFSVADNGIGFNPEEQDVFELFRRVHANRGYPGTGVGLAICKRIVLRNGGRIWAESQLGKGSVFRFTLPLTQNTGLSVPKSVSEATV; from the coding sequence ATGCATCGCGTCTCACAGCATATGGGGGCCATTCTGCTGGCGGGGGTCTACGCCCTGTCCGGCTTGCTGTGGATTTTCTACAGCGATCAGTATTTCGCCAAGCTCGCCGACGACGCCTACGAGCTGACCAATTACCAGACCTACAAAGGCTGGGGATATATCGCGGTCACCACGCTGATCGTCTACTGCCTGATTCGCCTAGCGCAAATTCATCAGACGCGCTTGCAAGACAAGTCCAAGAGCATCGACGCCATTCAAGACACGTTGAGCGAAGCCAGCCGGGTCATCATCAAGACGCGCGACATGGCCGAGCTGTTTCAAGAACTCTGCCAAATCGCCATCGACAAAGGCGGCTATCAGCTGGCCTGGATCGGGCGCACCGACGAAGCCCGCCAGAGGATCGACATCGTGGCGACGGCGGGCGGCGACGCCTCGCTTGCCCGCAAGTTGGAACTGGAGCTGAACCCCGTCAATTCGCCCCCCAGCCCCATAATCGCGGCCTTGTTGCAAGGATGCCTCTTTCGCTGCGACGACTTCAAAAAGGAAAGCTGCGACGTCGATTGGCGAAAATCAGCCATCGACCTCGGTTACCGCTCCTTATTGGCTCTGCCGGTCAATGTCTCGGGGGAACTTCGGGCCGCACTTACCCTTTATTCCAGCAAGCCGCACGCCTTCGACGATGTCGAGACGCAGTTTCTGGAAACCATGGCCACCGATCTGGGCATGGCCATCAGCCATGCCGAAGACGAACAGCGATGGATCTTGGCCCTGGAAGGGGCCGGGCATGGCGTGTGGGACGCCAATCTGCAAACCCGCAAGACCTTCTACTCCCGCCTATGGAAAGAGAATCTGGGCTATGCCGATCACGAGATCGGCAACGATATGACCGAGTGGGTAAGCCGTATTCACCCCGACGACCTGTCCGCCTGCCTGGGTAAAGTCGAAAAGCTGGAAACCAAGCAATCGAAGACGTTTCAGGGCGAGTATCGGTTGCGTTGCAAGGACGGAACCTATCGATGGATCCGCGCCCAGGGCACGGTCTTTTCCTACACGTCCGACGGCAGGCCGGCGCGCGTCGTCGGTACCGATACCGACATTACTGATGCCAAAAGCCGTGAGCGCATCTTCTTCGAGGCGCAGAAGGTCGCGCGCGTCGGCAGCTATACCTACGACGCTCGAAACGACCTGTGGACAAGCACCGATATCCTGGATGAAATCTTCGGCATCGATCAGAATTACCTTCGCGGAGCGGAAGGCTGGCTGTCGATCGTGCGCCCGGATCAGCGGGAAAGCATGCGCGCCTATCTGCATGACGTGCTGCACCGCCACCAGATCTTCGACAGGGATTACCCGATCATCCGCATGGGAGACGGCGTCGAACGCTGGGTCCATGGATTGGGTGAGGTCGAAGTTGACGAGCAAGGCGCGCCGCTGCGCATGCTGGGCACCATCCAAGACATCACGGAGCGTCGCAAGAACAATCTGATGCTGCGCGGTCGCTTGGAACTGTCACAACTGGCCCAGCAAGGCAAGGTCGAAGAGCTGCTGCGCGCCACTTTGGACATGGCCGAAGACCTAACCGGCAGCAAAATAGGCTTCTTCCATTTCGTCAACGAGGACCATGAGAACTTGACCCTTCAGGCATGGTCTTCCAATACGCTGGCCCATATGTGCAAGGCCGAAGGACAGGGCGCTCATTATCCAGTCAGCCAGGCTGGCGTGTGGGCCGACTGCGTCAAGACGAAGGCCCCCATCATCCACAACGACTATGCCAGCCTGCCCAACAAGCGGGGCATGCCCGAAGGACATGCCAAGGTCGAGCGCGAGCTGACCGTGCCGGTCGTTCGCCAGGGCCGCGTGGTGGCCATCGCGGGCGTCGGCAACAAGCTGACCGACTACAGCCAGAGCGACGCCGCCATCGTGCAAGAGATGGCGGGCTTTGTCATGGATTTGGTGTCCAACATCGAGGCCGAGAAGTCCCTACGCCAAAGCGAGGCGCAACTGCGCAAGACCACCGAGAACCTGCAAGCCGCAGTGGACAATCTGACCCAGTTGAACACCGAAATTGAACGTTTCGCCTTCATCGCCTCGCACGATCTGCAAGAGCCGCTGCGCAACATCACCACCTACACCCAACTGATCGACCGCAAGTACCGCGACAAGATCGGGCCCGAGGGCAAGGAGTATTTCGATCTGGTGGTCGGCGGCGCCAAGCGCATGTACGCCCTGATCAACGACTTGCTGACCTATTCGCGCACCGCCGTCACCACGCACCCGCCGCATCTGATCTCATCCGCGCAGGCCTGCAGGGCAGCGATCGAGAATCTGTACAGCGCCATCAAGGAGTGCGCCGCCGACCTTGAAATCGGCGACTTGCCCAGCGTCGTCGCCGATGAAGTGCAGATGATGCAATTGTTCCAAAATCTGATCGCCAACGCCATCAAGTTCCGCCATCCCAGCCGAACAGTCAAAATTTCGGTGGCCGCCAAACAGACCGACGAATTCCTTGAATTCTCCGTCGCCGACAACGGCATCGGCTTCAATCCCGAGGAACAGGACGTTTTCGAACTGTTCCGCCGGGTTCACGCCAATCGCGGCTATCCCGGCACCGGCGTAGGCTTGGCCATCTGCAAGCGCATCGTGCTGCGCAATGGCGGGCGCATCTGGGCGGAATCGCAATTGGGCAAGGGCAGCGTTTTCCGCTTTACCTTGCCGCTGACGCAGAACACCGGACTGAGCGTCCCCAAATCCGTCAGCGAAGCGACTGTCTGA
- the kdpF gene encoding K(+)-transporting ATPase subunit F produces the protein MSYGLSLDVALGLASVIGLAAYLVYVLIHPERF, from the coding sequence ATGTCTTACGGACTTTCGCTGGATGTGGCGTTGGGTCTCGCCTCGGTCATCGGGTTGGCGGCCTATCTCGTCTATGTCCTCATTCATCCCGAGCGGTTCTAG
- the rlmN gene encoding 23S rRNA (adenine(2503)-C(2))-methyltransferase RlmN → MVATYIPVMTKNASVQDLIGLDREELAALLVQIGEKPFRVKQLWHWLYYQGASDFAAMTSLGKNLRQRLQDGFIAGRPGVARDQQSVDGTRKWLLGFEDGNEAETVYIPDMDEEGGALCVSTQVGCTLTCRFCHTGTQLLVRNLEAREILGQFMSARDALGEWPTPTDAVRKISNIVVMGMGEPLFNYDALKKALLILMDNEGLAMSRRRITVSTSGVAPMISRLGAETGVNLAISLHAVTDELRDQIMPINKKYPLAQLMTACRNYPGLSNARRITFEYLMLKGLNDSLADAKELLRLVGDIPAKFNLIPFNPWPGAPFETPSLDSVKRFSDYLFEQGYSAPIRRPRGQDILAACGQLRSESVRERQTLAKARLLAGIEDDQHEGKGVA, encoded by the coding sequence ATGGTTGCCACCTATATCCCCGTCATGACGAAGAACGCGAGCGTGCAAGATTTGATCGGGCTTGACCGGGAGGAACTGGCGGCCCTGCTGGTGCAGATTGGCGAGAAGCCTTTCCGCGTCAAGCAGCTTTGGCACTGGCTATATTATCAAGGGGCCAGCGATTTCGCCGCCATGACCAGCCTGGGCAAGAATTTGCGTCAGCGCTTGCAAGATGGATTCATCGCAGGCCGCCCCGGCGTGGCGCGCGATCAGCAATCGGTGGATGGAACGCGCAAATGGCTGCTGGGCTTTGAGGACGGCAATGAAGCGGAAACCGTCTATATTCCCGATATGGACGAAGAAGGCGGCGCACTTTGCGTCTCTACCCAGGTTGGGTGCACGCTGACCTGCCGCTTTTGCCACACCGGCACGCAGCTTCTGGTGCGCAATCTGGAAGCGCGCGAGATTTTGGGCCAGTTCATGTCGGCAAGGGACGCCTTGGGCGAGTGGCCAACGCCCACCGACGCCGTGCGCAAGATTTCGAACATCGTCGTCATGGGCATGGGCGAGCCTTTGTTCAACTACGACGCCTTGAAAAAGGCGCTGCTGATCTTGATGGACAATGAAGGTCTGGCGATGTCCAGGCGGCGCATCACGGTTTCAACCTCGGGCGTGGCGCCGATGATTTCCAGATTGGGCGCGGAGACCGGGGTCAATCTGGCCATATCGCTGCATGCCGTGACCGACGAGTTGCGCGACCAAATCATGCCCATCAACAAGAAATATCCGCTGGCCCAGTTGATGACGGCGTGCCGCAACTATCCCGGCCTGTCCAACGCCAGGCGCATCACTTTCGAATATCTGATGTTGAAGGGTCTGAACGACAGTTTGGCCGACGCCAAGGAGCTGCTGCGCTTGGTGGGCGACATTCCCGCCAAATTCAATCTGATTCCCTTCAATCCCTGGCCAGGGGCGCCCTTCGAGACCCCTTCCCTCGACAGTGTGAAGCGCTTCTCGGATTATTTGTTCGAACAGGGCTATTCCGCCCCCATCCGCAGGCCCAGGGGACAGGATATCCTGGCCGCCTGCGGCCAATTGCGATCAGAAAGCGTTCGCGAGCGCCAAACGCTGGCCAAAGCAAGGTTGTTGGCGGGAATCGAAGACGACCAACATGAGGGCAAGGGCGTCGCCTGA
- a CDS encoding radical SAM protein yields the protein MKCGKKFSVPFLEMDLAFSCDLACSGCTHYSNYGNKGHVSFDIGGKWLRNWAKRLTPDTFSMLGGEPMFNPDLLSYLRLAHELWPESERVLISNGLNHARHPQLFETLATTHTRLDISFHSYKDVPYLDRFNQSLFEIEKERHRLGFKLGFRPSEFTFYRTYQGEGAAMRPYAHNDPLASWTVCLGKQCMTLHRGLMWKCPPLAFLELVAGRFGLDAVKDWQPYLAYQPLAASASDVELGVFLRREEESCCAMCPTRYEYQEHGLVSRLAKRVA from the coding sequence ATGAAATGCGGCAAGAAATTCAGCGTTCCATTTCTTGAAATGGACCTCGCCTTTTCCTGCGATCTGGCCTGTTCAGGCTGCACGCATTACTCGAATTATGGAAATAAAGGCCACGTTTCCTTCGACATAGGTGGGAAATGGTTGCGAAATTGGGCCAAGCGCCTGACCCCTGACACATTTTCCATGCTGGGCGGCGAGCCGATGTTCAATCCCGACCTGCTTTCCTATTTGCGTTTGGCTCATGAATTATGGCCCGAATCCGAACGGGTCCTTATCAGCAATGGGCTTAACCATGCCCGACATCCGCAGCTGTTCGAAACCTTGGCGACGACCCATACAAGGCTGGACATCAGTTTCCATTCCTACAAGGACGTCCCCTATCTGGACCGCTTCAACCAGTCGCTGTTCGAGATCGAGAAGGAACGCCACCGCCTGGGGTTCAAACTTGGGTTCAGGCCCAGCGAATTCACGTTTTACCGCACCTATCAGGGCGAAGGGGCCGCAATGCGGCCCTACGCGCACAACGACCCCCTGGCGTCCTGGACCGTCTGTTTGGGCAAGCAATGCATGACGCTGCACCGCGGACTGATGTGGAAGTGCCCCCCGCTGGCCTTTCTGGAACTGGTGGCGGGGCGCTTCGGCTTGGACGCGGTCAAGGACTGGCAACCCTATCTGGCCTATCAGCCGCTGGCGGCTTCGGCAAGCGACGTTGAACTGGGCGTTTTTTTGAGGCGAGAAGAGGAATCTTGCTGCGCCATGTGCCCGACGCGCTATGAGTATCAAGAGCATGGACTGGTTTCGCGCTTGGCCAAAAGAGTGGCCTAG
- a CDS encoding TMEM165/GDT1 family protein → MEALLISSFVVAIAEIGDKTQLLALVLAARFRKPVPIILGILLATLANHGLAAWAGGALAQWLGLDLLRWILGLSFLAMAAWILVPDKEDEDGFGLGRRYGPFLATLATFFLVEIGDKTQIATIALAARFNDLMLVTLGTTLGMMLANVPAVLVGEAAASKVPLKLVHGLAAAIFAILGLLALAGFGLPNLAAEP, encoded by the coding sequence ATGGAAGCCTTGCTCATATCGTCCTTCGTGGTGGCCATCGCCGAAATCGGCGACAAAACCCAGCTGCTGGCCTTGGTTCTGGCGGCTCGTTTTCGCAAGCCCGTCCCCATCATCCTGGGCATTTTGCTGGCGACCCTGGCCAATCACGGTCTGGCGGCCTGGGCGGGCGGCGCCCTGGCCCAATGGTTGGGGCTAGACTTGTTGCGCTGGATCCTTGGCCTTTCCTTCCTGGCCATGGCGGCCTGGATTCTGGTGCCCGACAAGGAAGACGAAGATGGCTTCGGCCTGGGGCGGCGTTACGGCCCTTTCCTGGCGACCCTGGCCACCTTCTTCCTGGTGGAAATCGGCGACAAGACGCAGATTGCCACCATCGCCCTGGCCGCCCGCTTCAACGATTTGATGCTAGTTACGTTGGGGACCACGCTGGGCATGATGCTGGCCAATGTGCCCGCCGTTCTGGTTGGCGAGGCGGCTGCTTCGAAAGTGCCTCTCAAATTGGTGCATGGCTTGGCGGCCGCCATCTTCGCCATTCTGGGTCTGCTGGCTCTGGCGGGTTTTGGTTTGCCCAACCTGGCGGCTGAACCTTGA
- a CDS encoding carbohydrate kinase family protein, producing the protein MSDPQVAKREEAISHINRKREVVAISLLWSQTVDLFAAKVAHDLRPALERLRKQSPDAVKVPVESIERTDAGWRVMIDGSTGEELTFDDQSVGEVARMPGGGLLNLASDMKVLLEAFGKEAHVPPIEHLSWADTAQQFDAKPVPGRSRTSLILKDEGFAKLILTEKGPSWDRAQIDPFKIEQDFYGQRNAYIFIGQEPVDSHKFDLVRRMKLGNPSLKVFWLVGGNQLKQLFTEYRDFLSVVDVVSFNLAEAAGFFGFEALRKHHQDASELRKMVAREISRRTLELGAWHVVITDGARGASLARKARGGQVDFVYSPLIHENVVQVDPKVHEDTGCGDSFAAAVAAYFLSNPERFKLNEAANFAHYVAGIVFQRSRPNLTAEDLDYVVAALAKARAGGPLVAQRQTFDRTRSQIRPSTVAPRGPAKRVLVLLLGGDPADPTQPHVTGAAAALWRLGEMMRTDAYPLSPLVRIVPRISTNPAARGKTWLHYADRAELDGMVERGVFCKAVGNQEDEPRNGVLLSDLSGPDGVYLLRVGLWEAIEILSSEDFAELFGDIKFWHFATENVDERIAWHARQWGVTKEQGQEIVRQQLREYVVEHIGPQVRFSHARATNLEEFYKEMTEQLIFRIDEMLAGMFRQSLR; encoded by the coding sequence ATGTCCGATCCACAGGTAGCCAAGCGCGAAGAGGCGATCTCGCACATCAACCGCAAGCGCGAGGTGGTGGCCATCTCCTTGCTGTGGTCGCAGACGGTTGATTTGTTCGCAGCCAAAGTGGCCCATGATCTGCGCCCGGCGCTTGAGCGCCTGCGCAAACAGTCTCCCGACGCCGTCAAGGTGCCGGTGGAAAGCATCGAAAGGACGGATGCTGGCTGGCGGGTCATGATCGACGGGTCGACGGGCGAGGAGCTGACGTTTGACGATCAGTCCGTCGGCGAAGTGGCGCGCATGCCCGGCGGCGGCTTGTTGAACTTGGCCAGCGACATGAAAGTGCTGCTGGAGGCTTTTGGCAAGGAAGCCCATGTGCCGCCCATCGAGCACCTGTCCTGGGCGGATACCGCCCAGCAATTCGACGCCAAGCCGGTGCCGGGGCGCTCTAGAACCTCGCTGATCTTAAAGGACGAGGGATTCGCCAAGCTGATCCTGACCGAGAAAGGGCCAAGCTGGGACCGCGCCCAGATCGATCCTTTCAAGATCGAGCAGGACTTCTACGGCCAGCGCAACGCCTATATCTTCATCGGCCAGGAGCCGGTCGATTCCCACAAATTCGATCTGGTGCGCCGCATGAAGCTGGGCAATCCGTCCTTGAAAGTGTTCTGGCTGGTGGGCGGCAATCAACTGAAACAGTTGTTCACCGAATATCGCGATTTTCTGTCGGTCGTCGACGTGGTCAGTTTCAATCTGGCCGAGGCGGCGGGATTCTTCGGCTTCGAGGCCCTGCGCAAACATCACCAGGACGCTTCGGAATTGCGCAAGATGGTGGCCCGCGAAATCAGTCGGCGCACCCTGGAGCTGGGGGCTTGGCATGTCGTGATCACCGATGGCGCCCGGGGAGCCAGTCTGGCCCGCAAGGCCAGGGGCGGACAGGTGGATTTCGTCTATTCGCCGTTGATCCACGAAAACGTGGTGCAGGTCGATCCCAAGGTGCACGAGGATACCGGCTGCGGCGACAGTTTCGCCGCCGCGGTGGCCGCCTATTTCCTGTCGAACCCTGAACGTTTCAAACTGAACGAGGCGGCCAATTTCGCCCACTACGTGGCGGGCATCGTCTTTCAGCGCTCCAGGCCCAATCTGACGGCCGAGGATTTAGATTACGTGGTGGCGGCACTTGCCAAGGCGCGCGCCGGAGGCCCGCTGGTGGCTCAGCGCCAAACCTTCGACCGCACGCGCAGCCAGATCCGTCCCTCGACCGTTGCGCCGCGCGGCCCTGCCAAGCGGGTGCTGGTGCTGCTGTTGGGCGGCGATCCGGCCGATCCCACCCAGCCGCATGTCACTGGCGCGGCGGCGGCTTTGTGGCGGCTGGGCGAAATGATGCGCACCGACGCCTATCCCTTGTCGCCCCTGGTGCGCATCGTGCCCAGGATTTCCACCAATCCGGCGGCCAGGGGCAAGACATGGCTGCATTACGCCGACCGGGCCGAACTGGACGGCATGGTGGAGCGAGGCGTGTTTTGCAAGGCGGTGGGCAACCAAGAGGACGAACCCAGAAACGGCGTGCTGCTTAGCGACCTGAGCGGACCGGACGGCGTTTATCTGCTTCGCGTTGGCTTGTGGGAAGCCATCGAGATTCTGTCCAGCGAGGATTTTGCCGAGTTGTTCGGCGACATCAAATTCTGGCATTTCGCCACCGAAAATGTAGACGAGCGCATCGCTTGGCACGCCCGCCAATGGGGTGTGACGAAAGAGCAGGGCCAGGAGATCGTGCGCCAGCAATTGCGGGAATATGTGGTCGAGCATATCGGCCCGCAGGTGCGTTTCAGCCACGCCAGGGCGACCAATCTTGAGGAATTCTACAAGGAAATGACCGAACAGTTGATCTTTCGGATCGACGAAATGCTGGCCGGTATGTTCAGACAGTCGCTTCGCTGA
- a CDS encoding DUF1311 domain-containing protein: protein MKISRAPLALILLLIAGSAMAQGSDWDFAAKSKEKCSDGSQMQMNDCLRQEYERSDKKLNASYRRLLQLLEDPSALKKAQIAWLSFRDATCAYENSGIGKDGSLYPYGWNACMIDVTNKRIRDLDMYQDWDCNGCPPRK, encoded by the coding sequence ATGAAAATATCTCGCGCGCCGCTCGCCTTGATCCTGCTCTTGATCGCCGGTTCCGCCATGGCCCAAGGCAGCGACTGGGATTTTGCTGCGAAAAGCAAAGAAAAATGCTCGGACGGCAGCCAGATGCAGATGAATGACTGCCTGCGACAGGAATATGAACGGTCTGATAAAAAGCTGAACGCCAGCTACCGTCGACTTCTGCAACTGCTTGAGGATCCGTCCGCCCTGAAGAAGGCGCAGATCGCTTGGCTGAGTTTCAGGGACGCGACCTGCGCCTATGAAAATTCGGGCATCGGCAAGGACGGCAGCCTTTATCCCTATGGCTGGAACGCCTGCATGATCGACGTTACGAACAAAAGAATCCGCGATCTGGACATGTATCAAGATTGGGACTGCAACGGATGTCCGCCGCGAAAATAG
- a CDS encoding OmpA family protein, whose translation MKLSRILPAFAGMVLLSACAAGTNDWDTAGVAAMKPTGSAFSQALHKRYVERAAFEVKEGDWSSVAFFNSRARMAGEGKAVGVQPVEQRSLKAGVDEIKAAHAKLTAALATNAPEVNPDACALSQTWFEHWMEQQEEGHQADHIAMAKDGYMKAIPQCVGKVVVAPLPAKSFQVYFDLNKTDITAEAAKTIADAVAEAKKRGSKAIHLVGHADNSGPKGSAYNMQLSVKRADAVKAAMVKKGIDAKAVATAAKGDTSLLVQTPADTRELKNRRVEIVVP comes from the coding sequence ATGAAGTTATCGCGCATTTTGCCGGCTTTCGCCGGAATGGTTCTGTTGTCGGCCTGCGCCGCCGGAACCAACGACTGGGACACCGCCGGTGTCGCCGCCATGAAGCCGACGGGCAGCGCTTTCAGTCAGGCTCTGCACAAGCGTTATGTCGAGCGCGCCGCGTTCGAAGTCAAGGAAGGCGACTGGTCGTCGGTGGCTTTCTTCAACAGCCGCGCTCGCATGGCTGGCGAAGGCAAGGCCGTCGGCGTGCAGCCGGTCGAGCAGCGTTCGCTGAAGGCTGGCGTTGACGAGATCAAGGCCGCCCACGCCAAGCTGACTGCCGCTCTGGCCACCAATGCGCCGGAAGTCAATCCCGACGCTTGCGCCTTGTCGCAGACCTGGTTCGAACATTGGATGGAACAGCAAGAGGAAGGCCATCAGGCCGACCATATCGCCATGGCCAAGGACGGCTATATGAAGGCGATTCCGCAGTGCGTCGGCAAGGTCGTCGTCGCTCCGCTGCCCGCCAAGAGCTTCCAGGTCTATTTCGACCTGAACAAGACCGACATCACCGCCGAGGCGGCCAAGACCATTGCCGACGCAGTGGCCGAAGCCAAGAAGCGCGGTTCCAAGGCGATCCATCTGGTGGGCCATGCCGACAATTCCGGCCCCAAGGGCAGCGCCTACAACATGCAGCTGTCGGTCAAGCGCGCCGATGCCGTCAAGGCCGCCATGGTCAAGAAGGGCATCGACGCCAAGGCCGTCGCCACGGCAGCCAAGGGCGACACGTCGCTTCTGGTTCAGACGCCCGCCGATACGCGCGAGCTTAAGAACCGTCGCGTCGAGATCGTCGTGCCCTGA
- a CDS encoding helix-turn-helix transcriptional regulator — translation MAKKMPKQGKPANRAGDIDRHVGVRIRERRVMLGFSQQQMADLIGVTYQQAHKYERGINRISAGRLYEIAQVLGVTVSFFFEGLEEQRDPDLSARQRMCLELARNFSMINNERHQDVLSHLARVLATEC, via the coding sequence ATGGCCAAGAAAATGCCGAAGCAGGGAAAGCCGGCAAACCGTGCCGGAGACATTGATCGCCATGTCGGCGTGCGCATTCGTGAGCGGCGCGTCATGCTGGGCTTCTCGCAGCAGCAGATGGCCGACCTGATTGGCGTCACCTATCAGCAAGCGCACAAATACGAGCGCGGGATCAACCGCATTTCGGCGGGTCGCCTTTACGAGATCGCCCAAGTGCTGGGCGTGACGGTCAGCTTCTTCTTCGAAGGATTGGAAGAGCAGCGCGATCCCGACCTGTCGGCCCGTCAGCGCATGTGCCTGGAACTGGCCCGCAACTTCTCGATGATCAACAACGAGCGCCATCAAGACGTGCTGTCGCATCTGGCGCGCGTTCTGGCCACGGAATGCTGA
- a CDS encoding YbaN family protein, whose product MRRAPLLRALFLALGFVCVALGLLGAVLPVLPTTPFMILALWCFARSSQRFHRWLLNHKMFGPSLQKWERHRVIPLAAKIASIVAMTASMVYVVFFSQAPWYAMAGMGLAVAYAAWYILSKPSRIPCPRG is encoded by the coding sequence ATGAGAAGGGCGCCGCTTCTACGAGCCTTGTTTCTTGCCCTGGGATTTGTGTGCGTGGCACTGGGTCTGCTGGGCGCCGTGCTGCCGGTTCTGCCGACGACGCCCTTCATGATCCTTGCCCTTTGGTGCTTCGCCCGCAGTTCGCAGCGCTTCCATCGGTGGCTGCTGAACCATAAAATGTTTGGTCCGTCCCTGCAGAAATGGGAACGACACCGGGTTATCCCGCTGGCCGCCAAGATCGCATCCATCGTCGCCATGACGGCCAGCATGGTCTATGTCGTTTTCTTCTCGCAAGCGCCCTGGTACGCCATGGCTGGCATGGGATTGGCGGTTGCCTATGCGGCTTGGTACATCCTGTCCAAGCCCAGTCGAATCCCTTGCCCTAGGGGCTGA
- a CDS encoding amidohydrolase has product MKLDPAIADLLPEMTAWRRDFHAHPETAYQERRTAGRVAELLASFGCLVTTGLAGTGVVGSLPGKGQRAVMLRADMDGLALDEAPSKRPHHSRHQGRMHGCGHDGHMAMLLGAAKCLSARKNPDATVHFLFQPAEENEAGARKLVEEGLFSRFPTDAIFGLHNWPGLPAGKMAVREGPMMAACDLLEITLHGKGGHAAMPHQTQDVVLCAAQIVAALQGLVAREIDPLDSAVVSITQIEAGKTWNVMPNQALLRGTVRALKPETRAFLERRVHEIVSALALAAGQQADIVYDRRYPPTINAKGPADLAARAAASILGEEEVLTNLPPSMGAEDFAFLLAERPGAYAWLGAGADGAFGLHHPAYDFNDAVLPIGASWWLRIVDQFQTVE; this is encoded by the coding sequence ATGAAGCTGGACCCTGCCATCGCCGACCTGCTGCCGGAAATGACCGCTTGGCGGCGCGATTTTCATGCCCATCCCGAAACGGCCTATCAAGAGCGACGCACCGCCGGACGGGTGGCCGAACTGCTGGCCTCGTTCGGATGCCTTGTCACCACCGGCTTGGCGGGCACCGGGGTCGTAGGCAGCTTGCCGGGCAAAGGGCAGCGCGCCGTCATGCTGCGCGCCGACATGGACGGGCTGGCGCTCGACGAAGCGCCTTCCAAACGCCCGCATCACTCGCGTCATCAGGGGCGCATGCATGGCTGCGGCCATGACGGCCATATGGCCATGCTGCTGGGGGCCGCGAAATGCCTGTCGGCCCGCAAGAATCCAGACGCGACCGTGCATTTTTTGTTTCAACCCGCCGAGGAAAACGAGGCGGGTGCCAGAAAACTGGTCGAAGAGGGGTTGTTCAGCCGCTTTCCGACCGACGCCATCTTTGGCCTGCACAACTGGCCCGGTCTGCCCGCCGGTAAAATGGCCGTCCGCGAGGGCCCCATGATGGCCGCCTGCGATCTGTTGGAAATCACCCTGCATGGAAAAGGCGGCCATGCGGCCATGCCCCATCAGACCCAAGATGTGGTGTTGTGCGCCGCCCAAATTGTTGCCGCCCTACAAGGGTTGGTCGCCCGCGAAATAGATCCCCTGGATTCCGCCGTAGTCAGCATTACGCAGATCGAGGCGGGCAAGACCTGGAACGTCATGCCAAACCAAGCCCTGCTGCGCGGCACGGTCAGGGCCTTGAAGCCCGAAACCCGCGCCTTCCTCGAGCGGCGCGTTCACGAAATCGTTTCCGCCCTTGCCTTGGCGGCTGGCCAGCAAGCCGATATCGTCTATGACCGGCGCTATCCCCCCACCATCAACGCCAAGGGTCCGGCAGACTTGGCGGCCCGCGCCGCCGCTTCGATCCTAGGCGAAGAGGAAGTGCTGACCAACCTGCCGCCATCGATGGGGGCCGAGGATTTCGCCTTTTTGTTGGCCGAAAGGCCCGGCGCCTATGCTTGGCTGGGAGCGGGCGCAGACGGCGCTTTCGGATTGCATCATCCGGCCTATGACTTCAACGATGCTGTTTTGCCCATCGGCGCAAGCTGGTGGCTGAGAATTGTCGATCAATTTCAAACGGTCGAATAA